From the Procambarus clarkii isolate CNS0578487 chromosome 70, FALCON_Pclarkii_2.0, whole genome shotgun sequence genome, one window contains:
- the Cbp80 gene encoding nuclear cap-binding protein subunit 1, giving the protein MSRRKFDEMSDYDSGRDRKRRRTDAVEIEDRLESLIIRVGEKSTSSLESNLEGLASVLEADINNYKSKILKILSDCAVKMPEKTTIYTTLVGLLNAKNYNFGGEFVDMMARKLKEALKACMWKTARYVLRFFSDLVNCHVISTNSLLQLLHTFLDTARDDNSPQVRSDTYVYAVLSCLPWVGRELYEKKEQDLERLLKHIEIYVRKRSRKHVPGLRVWRSDRPHPQEEYLDCLWAQICKLRSDMWQEKHIARPYVAFDSILCEALQHNIPPLTLPPHHVDNTYPFPWVVFRLFDYTDCPEGPVLPGAHSIERYLIEEHLHNIIKEYHLERKQCAAFLLDFPLKHKIPLEYMIVEVVLAELFHLPGPRYIEICYGSLLIELCKLQPATMPQVLAQAVELLFDRIDTMNVCCFDRFVNWFSYHLSNFQFKWSWDEWLEASQLDGMHPRAKFIIEVLQRAMRLSYRQRIAEVVPEQFDCFVPHKPEPIYKYANADASDIPGADAAHRLEAVVRAKGTSTEVIQTLNELPNPLRENDETDPPYNPIQIQVFVQTLLHLGSKSFSHAFAGISKFLKVFESVVGSNEEAQILVLREMHEVWVHHQQMMVMLTDKFLRTQIVSCASVANWMFSKEMLPEFTKNYIWEIIHATIRKMNKHVGRLQREVSDARERRAGNDSDDSSSDDEEQRPRPTEEEIERMEEKLEAAQADQKNLFLIIFQRFIMILSEHLVRCDTDGRDFNTHWYRWTIGRLHQIFMMHNTQVERYSQTLSTLLFTQDLDPHILDAFNQFVALRS; this is encoded by the exons aTGAGTCGCCGCAAGTTCGACGAAATGTCCGATTACG ACTCGGGTCGTGATCGGAAGAGGCGGCGTACTGATGCTGTAGAGATTGAGGATCGTCTTGAGTCCTTAATTATTCGTGTAGGAGAAAAG AGTACATCATCCCTGGAGAGCAATCTGGAAGGTTTGGCAAGTGTTCTGGAGGCTGACATCAATAATtataagagcaagattctcaagaTTCTTAGTGATTGTGCTGTTAAGATGCCAGAGAAGACTACCATATACACTACTCTGGTTGGCCTTTTAAATGCTAAGAACTACAACTTTGGTGGAGAG TTTGTAGATATGATGGCACGAAAGCTAAAAGAAGCTCTGAAAGCTTGTATGTGGAAAACAGCTCGGTATGTACTGCGATTCTTCTCTGACCTGGTCAACTGTCACGTCATATCCACCAACTCACTTCTGCAGCTGCTACACACTTTCTTGGACACAGCACGAGATGACAACTCTCCCCAAG TCCGTAGTGATACATATGTGTATGCTGTACTGAGCTGTCTGCCATGGGTTGGGCGGGAGTTATATGAAAAGAAAGAACAAGATCTAGAACGCTTATTAAAGCACATTGAGATCTATGTTAGAAAACGCAGTCGCAAGCATGTCCCCGGCCTCAGGGTGTGGCGTTCAGACCGACCTCATCCACAAGAAGAGTACTTAGATTGTTTATGGGCCCAG ATCTGCAAGTTACGTTCAGACATGTGGCAAGAGAAGCACATAGCTCGACCCTACGTTGCATTTGACTCTATCCTGTGTGAAGCCTTGCAGCACAACATTCCTCCTCTCACACTTCCTCCTCATCATGTTGACAACACATACCCCTTCCCATGGGTGGTTTtcag GTTGTTTGATTACACCGACTGTCCTGAAGGTCCTGTCTTGCCTGGTGCCCACTCCATTGAGCGTTACTTGATTGAGGAGCACTTGCACAACATCATCAAAGAGTACCACCTGGAAAGGAAACAATG TGCTGCCTTTTTGCTGGACTTTCCTCTGAAGCACAAGATTCCTCTAGAGTACATGATTGTTGAAGTAGTGCTGGCTGAGCTCTTCCACCTGCCTGGGCCTCGTTACATTGAAATCTGCTACGGCTCACTCCTGATTGAGCTCTGTAAACTGCAACCTGCCACCATGCCTCAG GTGCTGGCCCAAGCTGTAGAACTCCTTTTTGACCGCATTGACACAATGAACGTATGCTGTTTTGACAG GTTTGTAAATTGGTTTTCGTACCACTTGAGTAACTTTCAGTTTAAGTGGTCATGGGATGAATGGCTGGAGGCATCACAGCTGGACGGCATGCATCCGAGAGCCAAGTTCATCATCGAGGTGCTCCAGAGAGCCATGAG GTTATCATATCGCCAGAGAATTGCAGAAGTTGTCCCTGAACAGTTTGACTGTTTTGTACCACACAAACCAGAACCAATATACAAATATGCAAATGCTGATGCTA GTGATATACCTGGTGCTGATGCTGCCCATCGCCTTGAAGCTGTGGTTCGAGCAAAAGGAACTTCAACTGAGGTTATACAAACGCTCAATGAGCTTCCAAATCCACTTCGTGAAAATGATGAGACAGACCCACCATATAATCCTATTCAGATTCAAGTCTTTGTTCAGACACTACTTCATCTTGGGTCGAAAAGTTTCTCTCATGCTTTTGCTGGAATTTCCAAGTTTCTCAAG GTTTTTGAATCAGTAGTTGGAAGTAATGAGGAAGCTCAAATCTTGGTGTTGCGTGAGATGCATGAAGTTTGggtccaccaccaacagatgatgGTTATGCTTACTGACAAGTTCCTCCGCACCCAGATAGTCTCCTGTGCCTCCGTTGCAAACTGGATGTTCAGCAAGGAAATGTTGCCGGAGTTTACAAA GAATTAcatatgggaaatcattcatgCCACTATTCGAAAGATGAACAAGCATGTGGGACGATTACAGCGGGAAGTAAGCGATGCACGCGAACGTCGAGCAGGGAATGATTCTGACGATTCCTCATCGGATGACGAAGAGCAGCGACCACGACCCACTGAAGAGGAAATAGAAAGAATGGAAGAAAAACTTGAAGCTGCTCAGGCTGATCAAAAGAATCTTTTTCTTATCATATTTCAG CGCTTTATCATGATTCTGTCAGAGCACCTTGTGCGCTGTGATACAGACGGCCGCGACTTTAACACACACTGGTACCGTTGGACTATTGGCAGGCTCCATCAAATCTTCATGATG CACAACACCCAAGTGGAGCGCTACAGCCAGACCCTGAGTACCCTGCTCTTCACTCAAGATCTTGACCCCCATATTCTTGATGCCTTCAATCAGTTTGTTGCTCTTCGTTCATAA